AAGGTTTGACAGGCCATTTTTCGCATAAGATCCCCTCCGTCCCCACAGTATAACAGACAAAAATGACAGGAAGGTTACAGGATCAAGGCAAAATGATGGACGCTTCCTTATTGCCGCTTGCGCCAATCGTTCCCGGGAATCGGCACCATGCCACGGTCGGTCTGAAAGACGTACACAATCGCGGCATATTCCCTCCCCGACTCTCCTTTGACAAGCTGTACCTTGCGCTCATATAGGTTTGTCAAATTGCCGGGGCCGGAATACCCTTCAAGCTGATCCAGGCTCGGGAGATCAGATTCCTCAATCTGATAGACTTCCCCGTATGTGGCCGTTTCACCGGTCTCCACCAAAGCCGGATAACCGTTTCCCGTATCGACGAGAAATCCGTTTGTCGCCGCCCGCTTCTCGGTTTTCTTTGCATGAGCAAGGAGATGGTGATTACTCTCCCCTTCCATTAATGTGCCATAAACAAAGACATATAATTCGTTCATCATCGTCACCTCAACAAAAAAATTACTCCCCGCTCAGCCTGTATTCGGATCCGTCACGGCTTCTCGTCATCAGTCCGTACTCAATCATGTACCGTCTGATCGTGACGAAATCATCATGTGCCTCACGAAGGATATCATTCACTTCCCGTTCAGTATACACACGATCGGGGTCAAAACGCATCAGAAGAGTTTGTAAAATAATGATTTTCCGTTTCTCTTTCGAAGGAAATTGACGAAGAGATCCTTCTTTCCCACCAATAAAATAAGTCTCCACTGCCTTCTCACGTTCTTCTTCCGTGATCGCATACCGCTCATCCATCATTTTCGCCCCCTTGTGAACCGGAATCAGCTTATCTGGTCCTTCTTTCGGTATCTTCAGATTCGCCATCAAAGCCAAAAACAGTTTCGCCTGTTTCTCCTTTTCCCGGAGCTTAAATCGATGATTACGCACCGTCGATGGCGTAATGCCTATTTCCCGGGAAATATCCTTGTCCGACTTTCCTTCGCTCATCTTTCGCAAAATCTCCTTTTGACTGTCGGAAAGACCGGTTTCCTTTTTATCCTCCTGTAACAATACGTCAAGCACCGACCCATGCTTCTCTATGATATGTTCCTTTACGGCTCTTTTCGCATCCATTTGACGACCGCTGACGGTATAAATCATGCCTTCTTCAAAACCGGCCGGACAAAAAGCACAGTGAAACACATCCTCTCGTTCTTCATAGCCCCGGATCAGATCACTGATTCCAATATGCATATAGTCTTTCATACAGCCACCTCTTTTTTTATAAACAATATATCATATCGTTTGCATATTTACAAACGGATGAGGTGTAGTGAACAAACTCATGATAAAATCGTTTTTTTCTTTCGAGTTCCACTGCGTTTTTTCACATCTTTTTCATATACTGATAACAGAGGTGATCATCATGAAGGATTCAGAATACAGCAAGGCTACAGAACAATTCCCTTTTTTCACCGGCCTGTCTCAAGAAGCGCAAACGGCTTCGAAGCAGGAACTGACAACCGTATCGTACGAACCGGGCATCATTCTGCTTGAAGAAGGGCATGTTTGCCGCAACCTGTTTTTCATTCTCGAAGGGACGATCCGTGTGTATAAACTGTCACCTGACGGC
This genomic window from [Bacillus] selenitireducens MLS10 contains:
- a CDS encoding gamma-glutamylcyclotransferase family protein codes for the protein MMNELYVFVYGTLMEGESNHHLLAHAKKTEKRAATNGFLVDTGNGYPALVETGETATYGEVYQIEESDLPSLDQLEGYSGPGNLTNLYERKVQLVKGESGREYAAIVYVFQTDRGMVPIPGNDWRKRQ
- a CDS encoding DUF2087 domain-containing protein, producing the protein MKDYMHIGISDLIRGYEEREDVFHCAFCPAGFEEGMIYTVSGRQMDAKRAVKEHIIEKHGSVLDVLLQEDKKETGLSDSQKEILRKMSEGKSDKDISREIGITPSTVRNHRFKLREKEKQAKLFLALMANLKIPKEGPDKLIPVHKGAKMMDERYAITEEEREKAVETYFIGGKEGSLRQFPSKEKRKIIILQTLLMRFDPDRVYTEREVNDILREAHDDFVTIRRYMIEYGLMTRSRDGSEYRLSGE